The proteins below are encoded in one region of Kineosporia corallincola:
- a CDS encoding PucR family transcriptional regulator: MAQVTIADLAAQAERLGLVLSAGPAGEQVVARVEVATLERLDSAPAGALVIVPGDAPPPPYRLDVALRQASARQVTALVFTTGLTLPTTARILAERGGVTVFAAPTVRPAELAMTVDRLLSAGASEAIMRAGHGIAKASEAAAEGLPEDILAAANRALGSDLVLVHDPHVLWSATDAVCVGEVPIGRLAGSELDPAVAVARPVIASLMSRAAQRRISDRFAPTQSRADLIVELILAESSRVEGFVARAARLGLPLQLSHAAGWLRPTSLITPEARAPRSVQPAVELFALQLAEERPEMWHVAFVQDDLILVCTEEHGAGDHQRRLREVAERVQAHAQNLAGPEWAYTLGLGTPQLGAGGLRSSAAEARIAAESAVAAGRLGSVELTDVTGLRRVLLDVYASPTSRSLLADILRPLDALGPERAHTSVVTLLSYLSHGKSLAHAGRELNLHPNAVGYRLKRVREELKLDLDDPDTRFALELACRVRLLGAVRR; this comes from the coding sequence CTGGGGCTCGTACTCAGCGCCGGCCCGGCCGGTGAGCAGGTGGTGGCGCGGGTCGAGGTGGCCACCCTGGAGCGGCTGGACAGTGCGCCGGCCGGTGCTCTGGTGATCGTCCCCGGTGACGCTCCCCCACCGCCCTACCGTCTCGACGTGGCGCTGCGGCAGGCCAGCGCCCGCCAGGTGACCGCCCTGGTCTTCACCACCGGCCTGACGCTGCCCACCACCGCGCGGATCCTGGCCGAACGCGGCGGCGTCACGGTCTTCGCCGCGCCCACGGTGCGCCCGGCCGAGCTGGCGATGACGGTGGACAGGCTGCTCTCGGCCGGTGCCTCGGAGGCGATCATGCGGGCCGGGCACGGCATCGCCAAGGCCTCCGAGGCCGCCGCCGAGGGCCTGCCGGAAGACATCCTGGCCGCGGCCAACCGGGCGCTCGGCTCGGACCTGGTCCTGGTGCACGACCCGCACGTGCTCTGGTCGGCGACCGATGCGGTCTGTGTGGGCGAGGTCCCGATCGGGCGCCTGGCCGGGTCGGAGCTCGACCCCGCGGTGGCGGTGGCCCGCCCGGTGATCGCCTCGCTGATGTCCCGGGCGGCGCAGCGCCGCATCAGCGACCGGTTCGCGCCCACCCAGTCGCGGGCCGACCTGATCGTCGAGCTGATCCTGGCCGAGTCCTCGCGGGTGGAGGGCTTCGTGGCCCGCGCCGCCCGGCTGGGCCTGCCCCTCCAGCTGTCCCACGCGGCAGGCTGGTTGCGGCCCACCAGCCTGATCACCCCCGAGGCGCGGGCCCCACGCAGCGTGCAGCCGGCGGTCGAGCTCTTCGCCCTGCAACTGGCCGAGGAGCGCCCGGAGATGTGGCACGTGGCCTTCGTCCAGGACGACCTGATCCTGGTCTGCACCGAGGAACACGGCGCCGGCGACCACCAGCGCCGGCTGCGCGAGGTGGCCGAGCGCGTGCAGGCCCATGCCCAGAACCTGGCCGGCCCCGAGTGGGCCTACACCCTCGGCCTGGGCACCCCGCAGCTGGGCGCGGGCGGCCTGCGCTCCTCGGCCGCCGAGGCCCGCATCGCCGCCGAGTCTGCCGTCGCCGCAGGGCGACTGGGCAGCGTCGAGCTGACCGACGTCACCGGGCTGCGGCGGGTGCTGCTGGACGTCTACGCCTCACCCACCAGCCGCAGTCTGCTGGCCGACATCCTGCGCCCGCTCGACGCCCTGGGCCCCGAGCGGGCACACACCTCCGTGGTGACGCTGCTTTCCTACCTCTCCCACGGCAAATCGCTGGCGCACGCCGGACGGGAGCTGAACCTGCACCCCAACGCCGTCGGCTACCGGCTCAAGCGGGTGCGCGAGGAACTCAAGCTCGACCTGGACGACCCGGACACCCGGTTCGCGCTCGAACTGGCCTGCCGGGTCAGGCTACTGGGGGCCGTCCGACGCTGA
- a CDS encoding alpha/beta fold hydrolase, translating into MPLFTTPAGVEVYYETDGEASHRALVLLHGGGAQLIGWSDDFVALLVEAGFFVVRPDNRDVGLSQQTGGPDELSADYDLIDMADDVIALLDHLGIEQAHLTGMSMGGFIAQLVAIRRPERVASLGLMSTSPSSAPEFLVGEHGDGQPVTAAPELLDHDAYVTMFVGGQKHYQSPGFPFDAEESAALGSHYYRRIYRPDGLVRQWNAMLRGPLERREQLRGLNIPAVVIHGMRDQVLHHSAATAFAELLPQAEIHLYAQMGHDIPRQLWPEFVAVLSRTAGIGSASDGPQ; encoded by the coding sequence ATGCCCCTGTTCACTACCCCCGCCGGGGTGGAGGTCTACTACGAGACCGACGGCGAGGCGTCGCACCGGGCGCTGGTGCTGTTGCACGGTGGTGGGGCCCAGCTGATCGGCTGGTCCGACGACTTCGTGGCGCTGCTGGTGGAAGCCGGCTTCTTCGTGGTGCGCCCGGACAACCGCGACGTCGGGCTGTCGCAGCAGACCGGCGGCCCCGACGAGCTGAGTGCCGACTACGACCTCATCGACATGGCCGACGACGTGATCGCCCTGCTGGATCACCTGGGCATCGAGCAGGCCCACCTGACCGGGATGTCGATGGGCGGATTCATCGCGCAGCTGGTGGCGATCCGCCGCCCCGAGCGGGTGGCGAGCCTGGGGCTGATGTCGACCTCGCCCTCCAGCGCGCCCGAGTTCCTGGTGGGTGAGCACGGGGACGGGCAGCCGGTGACGGCCGCGCCCGAGCTGCTCGACCACGATGCCTACGTCACCATGTTCGTGGGCGGCCAGAAGCACTACCAGTCACCCGGATTCCCGTTCGACGCCGAGGAGTCGGCCGCCCTGGGCAGCCACTACTACCGGCGCATCTACCGGCCCGACGGTCTGGTGCGGCAGTGGAACGCGATGCTGCGCGGGCCCCTGGAACGGCGTGAGCAGCTGCGCGGCCTGAACATCCCGGCGGTGGTGATTCACGGCATGCGCGACCAGGTCCTGCACCACAGCGCGGCCACGGCCTTCGCCGAACTGTTGCCGCAGGCCGAGATTCACCTGTACGCGCAGATGGGCCACGACATACCCCGCCAGCTGTGGCCCGAGTTCGTCGCCGTGCTGTCGCGGACCGCCGGCATCGGCTCAGCGTCGGACGGCCCCCAGTAG
- a CDS encoding ABC transporter ATP-binding protein has product MSELVFDRVSVRFGGHPAVDDASLVVRPGTTLGLVGESGSGKSTLARVAVGLERAAGGAVRLDGAALTRRTRRRVQLVFQDPLAALDPRMPVGTSVAEGLLATGRRWSGPERQARVRQLLELVHIDPDRAGERPDRFSGGQRQRITIARALAAEPAVLIADEITSALDVSVQGVVLNLLRELRTDLNLTMLFISHNLAVVRYVADDVAVMRNGRIVENGPTETVLQDPGDPYTRELLRCIPVIGQPLDLKDA; this is encoded by the coding sequence ATGAGTGAACTGGTCTTCGACCGGGTGAGCGTGCGCTTCGGCGGGCACCCGGCGGTGGACGACGCGTCCCTGGTGGTGCGCCCGGGCACCACGCTCGGGCTGGTCGGCGAGTCCGGGTCGGGCAAGTCCACCCTGGCCCGGGTGGCCGTGGGCCTCGAACGGGCCGCCGGCGGTGCCGTGCGCCTGGACGGGGCCGCGCTGACCCGGCGCACGCGCCGCCGGGTGCAGCTGGTCTTTCAGGATCCGCTGGCCGCGCTCGACCCGCGGATGCCGGTGGGCACCTCGGTGGCCGAAGGACTGCTGGCCACCGGGCGGCGCTGGAGCGGGCCCGAGCGCCAGGCCCGCGTCCGGCAGTTGCTGGAGCTGGTGCACATCGACCCGGACCGGGCCGGCGAGCGTCCTGACCGGTTCTCCGGCGGTCAGCGACAGCGGATCACCATCGCCCGGGCCCTGGCCGCCGAACCGGCGGTGCTGATCGCCGACGAGATCACCTCGGCGCTGGACGTGAGCGTGCAGGGAGTGGTGCTGAACCTGCTGCGCGAGCTGCGCACCGACCTGAACCTGACGATGCTGTTCATCTCCCACAACCTGGCCGTCGTGCGCTATGTCGCCGACGACGTGGCGGTGATGCGTAACGGCCGGATCGTCGAGAACGGTCCCACCGAAACCGTTTTGCAGGACCCGGGCGACCCGTACACCCGTGAGCTGCTGCGCTGTATCCCCGTCATCGGTCAGCCCCTCGATCTCAAGGACGCCTGA